The Cyclopterus lumpus isolate fCycLum1 chromosome 3, fCycLum1.pri, whole genome shotgun sequence genome includes the window TTCATGCAGGTGCTTTCTGTTATGTAATGAGGCAGTACGCGGAAAGCTATTGGCAGTCCATACAGTATATCAGGACAATACATAGTTCATATCTTTTGTTAATTTACAAATACTTTTGGATCATCTGTTGAGAGCTGCATACAGCAAATGCATTGCTTTAATACATCTTGGGGTGGCGCGAACGAAACACGCACAAGTCTTGGTAGATTCTTTCAATTATAACATTACCTGTGAGAAAGCAAACATTGTTCACCTCTACTGTAATTCGAATCAAGACGTTTCAACCCCAATTTTTGGTTATTTACCATTTTGGAGTGTTTAGGCCAACTGAAGAGGGGACGTggcgaaaagaaagaaaaggaaggtcACAAACATGTCGCGTCTTACCGTCGTCTGGCTTCTTCACAAAAGTGACTCCTTGCTCCTCAAACAGTTTGCAGGCTGCATAGACGTCAGGAACGGCGATCCCAATGTGTCCTGTTAAGCAAACAAGAGACCGGTCACAATAAAGCCACACCGCAGCCTTCAAACAGCACACAGTAGTAAAAAGGAATACATGACAGATGAATTGGCACtgtatgaattaaaaaaaaaaaaaaaggagatcaaGACTGCTAAAATGTTTAATCATTTTACTGCGTGCTCCCAAATTTAAAAGACCATGCAGTAATATATTAGATGCCTTCGTACAAGAAAACTCTCGTGAAACAATAAAGTCTGGAAATTGGAAGTCACTTTTCAACATACATACATCTTCCCTGTCTGTTTATTAAACAGGGAAGCAAACTTACCAAAGCCACGTGGATCTGAGTTTCCGTTGTGATAAGACTGGCTCTCATCAGCCTCAGAGCCCCAGTTACTAAACGACAGGAGGGTTGGGGACAAAAAGGTAAGAGAAGAAATGAAGAGGCGAAAGGAGGAGCAGCGAGTAAAACGAAGACCCTTACTGCGTCAGCTCAATGGTGGCTCTTCTGGAGAAGGTCCAGGCCGTCTTCTCCTTCACATCTGTTGGAATCTCCTTCTTGTCCTCGTAGCCCAGGAAGTAGAGTGAGAACCGCATGGAGGGGAAGTCAAACTTCTGCATGagcctgggaaaaaaaataaaataaaatgttggcaCCCCAGAAAGAAAGCCCCTACACACTTTAGCCACCGAGTCCAGTTTGTGTATGGGAGACGTGCTCAAAGCGCACACAAACGCAGAAAAAGCTGCACAAATTTGCATCGTGTCACTTTTTGGGAATGCTTTGTTGCAAAGTGGAAATACAGATTCGTCGACCCCGACGCCCACACTACATACTCACGTCATGCCGAGGATTCTAGTGTAGAAATCCAAGGACTTGACTGGATCCTTAACCCGCAGCATAGTCTGCTGCATCATGAAAtcctaaagaaaacaaacaaacacaataacaGAGCTTTAGAACACTCAAAGTGAAATGGTTAATTTCAGTGGCTCTAAGCGgcgtgaagtaaaaaaaaaacatttgcttgCGAGGTACGTCGTTCCCTGTTGGCCGTGCTTGAATTCCAGCGGGAGGGAAATTTGTATCCTGGCACACACTTacgaaaaaaaa containing:
- the glo1 gene encoding lactoylglutathione lyase; this translates as MSDKGLSDEAAASACKDGDPITKDFMMQQTMLRVKDPVKSLDFYTRILGMTLMQKFDFPSMRFSLYFLGYEDKKEIPTDVKEKTAWTFSRRATIELTHNWGSEADESQSYHNGNSDPRGFGHIGIAVPDVYAACKLFEEQGVTFVKKPDDGKMKGLAFVQDPDGYWIEILSPNNMVSITS